From Pseudoalteromonas sp. DL-6, one genomic window encodes:
- a CDS encoding flagellar brake protein has product MQKTNLEKLNQIVTGGIVDVEILTPTSSRRVKTEFIGLLENKFIILNYPSAKRLPMASDYLRDGVMVVVRALIEGSGGHIIAFRQQLMSVASHPAKLLFIQYPSQVQLFALRSQARIPTLFPAKLKLTEEQPPFEGVIKDISLTGVMFDIKTTQELDELKDMRCTVVFDGDTQHEGQICSVKKHANGICCGIRLFASEEQMKTLMGDHFIDPSALEVEIA; this is encoded by the coding sequence ATGCAAAAAACCAATTTGGAAAAGTTAAACCAAATCGTCACAGGTGGCATAGTCGATGTAGAAATACTCACGCCAACCAGTAGCCGACGTGTAAAAACGGAGTTTATTGGTTTATTAGAAAACAAATTTATTATTTTAAACTATCCCAGCGCTAAGCGGCTCCCCATGGCAAGTGATTACTTGCGAGATGGGGTTATGGTGGTAGTAAGAGCGCTTATAGAGGGCAGTGGTGGGCACATCATTGCGTTTCGTCAGCAACTTATGTCTGTAGCCTCTCATCCAGCTAAATTGTTGTTTATTCAATACCCTTCACAAGTACAGTTGTTTGCGCTTCGCTCACAAGCACGCATACCCACATTGTTTCCTGCTAAGTTAAAATTAACCGAAGAGCAACCGCCTTTTGAGGGGGTGATAAAAGACATTTCGCTCACCGGTGTTATGTTTGATATTAAAACTACTCAAGAACTCGATGAGCTAAAAGATATGCGCTGTACGGTTGTATTTGATGGCGATACTCAGCATGAGGGACAAATCTGCAGTGTAAAAAAACATGCTAACGGTATCTGTTGCGGAATTCGATTATTTGCCAGTGAAGAGCAAATGAAAACACTAATGGGGGATCACTTCATTGACCCAAGCGCGCTTGAAGTTGAAATAGCTTAG
- the dprA gene encoding DNA-processing protein DprA, translated as MEQSSGKLNHWLAFYLCKGLGIKTLLALSKQHSLASLFSLPHAELVNIGLTAHQASNLLNTNWQQVAHYEQLISQQNIIVISIFDNTYPEHLKQIASAPLLLFCKGDTSLLSSPQIAIVGSRNATTTGLEIAAEFAHQLTLAGITVTSGMARGIDGAAHKGALAGNGKTIAVLGTGVDIYYPKRHKLLTEQLLTTGLLVSEFLPGTAANAHNFPRRNRIISGLSLGVLIVEAEIKSGSLITVRYALEQNKEVFAVPGSIKNPLAQASHFLIKQGAKLVENVADILDEMNFSYPSGLNYKELTNTTPSECEVLNSIGFEVTSVDDIMRRVQWPIDKVQARLLDLELDDQIERVLDGYIKLSAGG; from the coding sequence ATGGAACAATCGTCTGGCAAGCTAAATCATTGGCTTGCCTTTTACTTATGCAAAGGGCTAGGGATTAAAACGCTCTTAGCCCTGTCTAAACAACACAGCCTAGCATCGCTGTTTTCTTTACCACACGCTGAGCTGGTAAACATTGGTTTAACGGCTCACCAGGCTAGCAATTTACTTAATACTAATTGGCAGCAAGTTGCACATTATGAGCAGTTGATCAGCCAACAAAACATTATTGTTATTAGTATTTTTGACAACACTTACCCTGAACACCTAAAGCAGATTGCCAGCGCCCCGTTATTACTTTTTTGTAAAGGGGATACCAGCTTACTGTCTTCACCACAAATTGCGATTGTTGGCAGCCGAAATGCAACCACCACAGGGCTTGAAATTGCTGCTGAATTTGCACACCAGTTAACCCTTGCTGGCATAACTGTAACCTCAGGTATGGCGCGAGGCATTGACGGTGCAGCTCACAAAGGTGCATTAGCGGGAAATGGCAAAACCATTGCCGTGTTAGGTACTGGCGTTGATATTTACTATCCTAAACGACACAAGTTGCTCACCGAGCAATTATTAACAACGGGCTTATTGGTGAGTGAGTTTTTGCCAGGTACGGCTGCCAATGCGCATAATTTTCCACGACGCAATCGTATTATTTCAGGGCTATCGCTTGGGGTGCTGATAGTGGAAGCCGAAATTAAAAGTGGCTCATTAATTACCGTACGTTATGCGCTTGAACAAAATAAAGAGGTTTTTGCGGTACCCGGTTCAATAAAGAACCCGCTGGCACAAGCTAGTCACTTTTTAATTAAGCAGGGTGCTAAGCTGGTGGAAAACGTCGCGGATATTCTTGATGAGATGAACTTTTCATACCCTTCTGGTCTAAACTATAAAGAGTTAACCAATACAACACCCTCAGAATGCGAGGTGCTTAACAGTATTGGTTTTGAGGTGACCAGTGTGGACGACATTATGCGTCGAGTGCAGTGGCCAATTGATAAAGTACAAGCGCGATTGCTTGATTTAGAGTTAGACGATCAAATAGAGCGAGTATTAGACGGCTATATTAAATTAAGCGCTGGAGGATAA
- a CDS encoding TonB-dependent siderophore receptor, with protein sequence MIHLLSKKNSPVTHYTLVGLLLSAVSTQTLAHTSEDIERLTVIGEQANGYKVNSMSSATGLELSHLQTPQSTIAITSDFMADQQLNTAIEAITSVTGINAREADNGKFSISARGIGVTSILYDGIATTYDTRFNYGDNLTDTAIYERIEIVRGATGLMLGAGNPSAAINLIRKRPTANTQINLTASLGSWDNYRAMVDVSGSINNSESIRGRAVVAYQDRHSYQDRFSQTSQTLYGIIEADLSNSTLLTLAVDNQSTTPKGTMSGGLPIFYSDGSRTAYDRGASTAQDWASSRTDALNAFIRLEHYFNANWQLTANYVYGDNDLDYDVFWVKGEPDPINNTGMMPGSINYIDANRTQDTYEVELNGRFNWLGQSHQLLFGYNTQEQRFSTPYYASQQSDYIIGDFTDSSYSIAKPNWQSEAAYGSYGTTKQDALYVAAQLNITDALSLIVGSRLNQWQTNQDNFGRMHDYKISDELTNYFGATYELTQSWALYANYTDIFTPQSRVDKNGHYLSPIEGKNYELGIKASVLDERLDISLSGFKIYQDNVGEYTGDTIAETLQAIYKPIDGTLTQGYELEINGKLTDNWNAYFGYTHSKGEKPDNTVLNTTNPKDQFKLFTSYQLSGALDNLKVGGGYRWQSNSYDEVKNPVYGAVEVNQPSYGIASLMANYQMNEQLSVSLNIDNLFDKHYYSQIGFYNQYRYGKPRSFSLQLKYSL encoded by the coding sequence ATGATACACCTACTCTCAAAGAAAAACTCTCCCGTAACTCATTACACTCTGGTTGGTCTTTTACTTTCAGCAGTTTCAACTCAAACGCTCGCCCACACTAGCGAAGATATCGAAAGGTTAACCGTTATTGGAGAGCAAGCGAACGGCTATAAAGTTAATTCCATGAGCTCTGCAACAGGTCTTGAGCTATCACATTTGCAAACACCGCAATCAACGATAGCGATAACAAGCGATTTTATGGCAGACCAACAACTAAACACCGCAATTGAAGCTATAACCAGTGTGACAGGCATAAATGCTCGAGAAGCAGATAATGGCAAGTTTTCTATTTCAGCCCGAGGCATTGGTGTCACCAGCATACTTTATGATGGCATAGCAACCACCTATGACACCCGCTTTAATTATGGAGATAACCTAACCGATACCGCAATTTATGAGCGTATCGAAATAGTTAGAGGAGCAACGGGGCTAATGCTGGGCGCAGGTAACCCTTCGGCAGCAATTAATTTGATACGTAAACGTCCAACTGCAAACACTCAAATAAATCTTACTGCTTCATTAGGCTCATGGGACAACTACCGTGCGATGGTGGATGTGTCGGGAAGCATAAATAATAGCGAAAGTATAAGAGGACGGGCTGTTGTTGCTTATCAAGATAGACACTCATATCAAGATCGCTTCTCGCAAACCAGTCAAACATTGTATGGCATTATTGAGGCAGATCTTTCTAACAGTACTTTATTGACTCTTGCTGTTGATAATCAATCGACAACCCCTAAAGGAACAATGTCAGGTGGTTTGCCTATTTTTTATAGTGATGGCTCCCGCACTGCTTATGACAGAGGTGCTTCAACGGCTCAAGATTGGGCCTCTTCTCGAACCGATGCACTTAATGCGTTTATTCGTCTAGAGCATTACTTTAACGCTAACTGGCAGCTAACCGCTAATTATGTCTATGGTGATAACGACCTAGACTATGATGTGTTTTGGGTAAAAGGAGAGCCCGATCCTATAAACAACACAGGAATGATGCCAGGTTCTATAAACTATATTGATGCAAACAGAACGCAGGATACCTATGAGGTCGAACTCAATGGTCGGTTTAATTGGCTGGGCCAAAGTCACCAACTGCTATTTGGTTATAATACCCAAGAGCAACGGTTTTCGACCCCTTATTATGCTAGTCAACAAAGTGACTATATTATCGGCGATTTCACTGACTCTAGTTATAGCATTGCAAAACCAAATTGGCAGTCAGAAGCGGCTTACGGCTCTTATGGCACAACTAAACAAGATGCACTTTATGTTGCTGCACAACTAAATATAACCGATGCCTTGTCTTTAATTGTTGGAAGCCGGTTAAATCAATGGCAAACCAATCAAGATAATTTTGGTCGCATGCATGATTATAAAATAAGTGATGAACTAACTAATTATTTTGGAGCAACTTATGAACTAACACAGAGTTGGGCTTTGTATGCTAATTACACTGATATTTTTACACCACAAAGTCGAGTTGATAAAAATGGACATTATTTAAGCCCTATTGAAGGTAAGAATTATGAACTTGGCATAAAAGCTTCTGTACTTGATGAACGTTTAGACATATCCCTTTCTGGATTTAAAATTTATCAAGATAATGTAGGCGAGTACACGGGAGATACCATTGCTGAAACACTTCAAGCCATCTACAAGCCCATTGACGGCACATTAACTCAGGGCTACGAGCTAGAAATCAACGGAAAATTAACCGACAACTGGAACGCTTATTTTGGCTATACCCATAGTAAAGGCGAAAAACCGGATAATACAGTATTAAATACCACCAACCCAAAAGATCAATTTAAACTTTTTACTAGCTATCAACTCTCAGGTGCATTAGACAATCTAAAAGTGGGTGGTGGCTATCGCTGGCAAAGCAATAGCTATGATGAAGTTAAAAACCCTGTTTATGGCGCTGTTGAGGTAAACCAGCCTAGTTATGGTATTGCCAGCCTAATGGCGAATTATCAAATGAATGAGCAATTATCTGTTAGCCTAAATATCGATAACTTATTTGATAAGCATTATTACAGTCAAATTGGGTTCTATAACCAATATCGTTATGGCAAGCCGAGAAGCTTCTCTCTCCAACTTAAATATAGTCTCTAA
- a CDS encoding EF-hand domain-containing protein produces MKSINKTLALIALASSSAAFAASDFDTLDVDGNGAISQSEASVDAKLMSMFSELDTDQNGELSKEEFSKA; encoded by the coding sequence ATGAAAAGCATTAATAAAACTTTAGCACTTATCGCATTAGCTTCTTCATCAGCGGCTTTTGCAGCAAGCGACTTTGACACGCTAGACGTTGACGGCAACGGCGCAATCAGTCAAAGCGAAGCATCAGTAGATGCAAAGCTAATGAGTATGTTTTCTGAGCTTGATACTGACCAAAACGGTGAGTTATCAAAAGAAGAATTTTCTAAAGCATAA
- a CDS encoding EF-hand domain-containing protein has translation MKTLHKTLALIALASSSAAFAASDFDTLDTDGNGAISQSEASVDAKLMSMFSELDTDQNGELSKAEFSKA, from the coding sequence ATGAAAACATTACACAAAACACTCGCACTTATCGCATTAGCTTCTTCATCAGCTGCCTTTGCTGCCAGCGACTTCGACACGCTTGATACCGACGGTAACGGCGCTATTAGCCAAAGTGAAGCATCAGTTGATGCAAAGCTAATGAGCATGTTCTCAGAGCTTGATACAGACCAAAACGGTGAGCTATCAAAAGCAGAATTTTCTAAAGCATAA
- the rsmB gene encoding 16S rRNA (cytosine(967)-C(5))-methyltransferase RsmB — protein MSNVSNVRALAAETLYNVVDKGASLNQELPFASQGLSPKDKALLQQICYGVLRYLPSLENYCQHLVEQPLKGKRRIFQFLLYVGIYQLQHMRVPPHAAISETVNALQQLRALGLKGLINAILRSFQRQQLELEEKAKQIPVCLYNHPNWFIKQVKEAYPNNWEDILEANQQQAPMWLRVNQSQFSTQEYSEMLTANDIEHTLNPDFIDGIKLSKPRDVFSLPEFDTGACSVQDAAAQLAARYLDPQNGDAILDACAAPGGKTCHILELADADVLALDSDATRLERVKQNLERIGLGADLQCGDASQPHTWWDEEQFDRILLDVPCSATGVIRRHPDIKWLRRASDINDLSTLQGDILDSIWPLLKPGGTLVYATCSVLPQENQQQVAKFLANNDDVEHIPLHSEDTKTTPGLQLLPGESDGFYYAKLVKKA, from the coding sequence ATGAGTAATGTAAGCAATGTCAGAGCGCTAGCCGCTGAAACTTTATATAACGTGGTTGATAAAGGCGCATCGCTTAATCAAGAACTCCCTTTCGCTAGCCAAGGCCTATCACCTAAAGATAAAGCCTTACTGCAGCAAATTTGCTACGGAGTATTACGTTACTTACCTAGCCTAGAAAATTATTGCCAGCATTTAGTTGAGCAACCACTTAAAGGTAAGCGCCGTATTTTTCAGTTTTTGCTGTATGTGGGCATTTACCAACTACAACATATGCGTGTACCGCCACATGCTGCAATTAGCGAAACCGTTAATGCATTACAACAATTGCGCGCTCTTGGTCTAAAAGGGCTTATTAATGCCATTTTACGAAGCTTTCAGCGCCAACAACTTGAGCTTGAAGAAAAAGCCAAACAGATTCCAGTGTGTTTATATAACCACCCAAACTGGTTTATAAAGCAAGTAAAAGAAGCCTACCCAAATAACTGGGAAGACATACTAGAAGCAAACCAGCAGCAAGCACCAATGTGGCTGCGAGTGAATCAATCGCAGTTTAGCACCCAAGAATATAGCGAGATGCTAACTGCTAACGATATCGAACATACCCTAAACCCAGATTTTATTGATGGCATAAAGCTAAGTAAGCCTCGAGATGTGTTTTCACTTCCTGAGTTTGATACCGGCGCTTGTTCAGTACAAGATGCAGCAGCGCAGCTTGCAGCTCGCTATCTCGACCCACAAAATGGTGATGCCATACTCGATGCCTGTGCAGCTCCTGGTGGTAAAACCTGCCATATTTTAGAGCTTGCCGATGCTGATGTACTTGCGCTTGATAGCGATGCCACACGCCTCGAGCGTGTTAAACAAAACTTAGAACGCATAGGTTTAGGCGCCGATTTACAATGTGGTGATGCATCGCAGCCTCACACTTGGTGGGATGAAGAACAGTTTGATCGTATTTTGTTAGATGTACCCTGCTCTGCAACCGGAGTAATTCGTCGTCACCCAGATATTAAATGGTTACGTCGCGCATCTGACATTAACGACTTATCGACCCTACAGGGCGATATACTCGATAGCATTTGGCCATTATTAAAACCAGGCGGCACATTAGTGTATGCAACTTGCTCGGTACTTCCACAAGAAAACCAACAACAAGTTGCTAAATTTTTAGCTAATAACGACGATGTAGAGCATATTCCTCTACACAGCGAGGACACCAAAACCACACCGGGTTTACAGCTGTTACCTGGTGAAAGCGACGGTTTTTACTACGCTAAATTAGTTAAAAAAGCCTAG
- the trkA gene encoding Trk system potassium transporter TrkA: protein MKIIILGAGQVGGTLAENLVGEQNEITVVDIDGNRLRELQDKYDLQGVAGHGAHPDVLSRAGAEDADMIIAVTSSDEVNMVACQVAYSIFNTPTKIARIRSEQYLKYREKLFHNDDLPVDHYIAPEALVTKYIRRLIDYPGALQVLQFADGMLSLVAVKAYYGGLLVGYALSTLKQHIPNVETRVAAIYRQGKAIKPLGTTVIEADDEVFFIAATKHIRAVMNELQKLERSYKKIMIAGGGNIGAGLARSLERNHSVKLLERSKERAEQLSEMLDNTVVFCGDASDQELLSEEHIEQVDVFIAVTNDDEVNIMSAMLAKRMGAQKTMVLIQRGAYVDLVQGGEIDIAISPQQATISALLTHVRRGDIVNVYSLRKGAAEAIEAVAHGDENTSKVVGRAIADIKLPAGTTIGAIVRNDDVLIAHDDTIILSGDHVIMFLIDKKHINVVEKLFQVSAIFL, encoded by the coding sequence ATGAAAATAATCATACTCGGTGCTGGGCAAGTTGGCGGCACACTCGCAGAAAACTTAGTGGGTGAACAAAACGAAATAACCGTAGTTGATATCGACGGTAACCGCTTGCGTGAACTGCAAGATAAATACGATTTACAAGGTGTTGCAGGCCATGGCGCTCACCCTGACGTACTAAGTCGCGCAGGGGCTGAGGATGCCGATATGATTATCGCGGTGACCAGCTCAGATGAAGTGAACATGGTGGCATGCCAAGTTGCCTACAGTATTTTTAATACACCAACCAAAATAGCCCGTATTCGCTCTGAGCAATATTTAAAATACCGCGAAAAACTCTTTCATAATGATGACTTACCTGTCGATCATTACATTGCCCCAGAAGCACTCGTAACTAAATATATTCGCCGTTTGATAGATTACCCTGGTGCATTACAAGTGCTACAATTTGCCGACGGCATGCTCTCTTTAGTGGCGGTAAAAGCCTACTATGGCGGTTTATTGGTAGGCTATGCCCTATCTACACTTAAACAACATATTCCTAATGTTGAAACCCGGGTAGCTGCTATTTACCGTCAAGGCAAAGCAATAAAACCATTAGGCACCACAGTAATAGAAGCCGACGATGAAGTATTTTTTATTGCCGCTACTAAACACATTCGTGCGGTAATGAACGAGCTACAAAAACTGGAACGCTCGTACAAAAAAATTATGATAGCCGGTGGGGGTAACATTGGTGCTGGCCTTGCCCGTTCACTAGAAAGAAACCACAGCGTTAAATTACTAGAACGCAGTAAAGAACGCGCAGAGCAACTCTCTGAAATGCTCGACAACACCGTGGTATTTTGTGGTGATGCATCCGATCAGGAGCTGCTCTCAGAAGAACACATTGAACAAGTTGATGTTTTTATTGCCGTTACCAACGACGATGAAGTAAATATAATGTCGGCCATGCTCGCAAAACGCATGGGGGCACAAAAAACCATGGTGCTTATTCAACGAGGTGCTTACGTTGACTTGGTACAGGGCGGCGAAATAGATATTGCTATTTCACCACAACAAGCAACTATTTCTGCGTTACTTACGCACGTGCGCCGAGGCGACATTGTAAACGTGTATTCATTGCGTAAAGGGGCTGCAGAAGCCATAGAGGCAGTTGCCCATGGTGATGAAAACACATCTAAAGTAGTGGGTCGCGCGATTGCAGATATTAAATTGCCAGCAGGTACCACAATAGGTGCAATTGTACGTAATGACGATGTACTAATTGCCCACGACGACACGATAATTCTATCAGGCGATCATGTAATTATGTTCTTAATTGATAAAAAGCACATTAACGTGGTTGAAAAGTTATTCCAAGTTAGCGCAATCTTTTTATAA
- a CDS encoding DUF494 family protein: protein MFDILMYLFENYVHSESDVFVEQSKLTDELLRAGFNKPEINKAIDWLDQLAALQYSNESPYLLATEQHAVRIFTESECQVLDTQCRGFLMFVEQTGVINSTTREMVMDRLAALDNSAITLEDLKWLILMVLFNAPDSQQAYEQMEDLIFDEPSEVLH from the coding sequence ATGTTTGATATTCTCATGTATTTATTCGAAAACTACGTTCATAGCGAAAGTGATGTATTTGTTGAGCAAAGTAAGCTTACCGATGAGTTACTCCGCGCTGGATTTAATAAACCCGAAATTAACAAAGCCATTGACTGGCTAGATCAACTTGCCGCATTACAATACAGCAATGAATCACCTTATTTATTGGCCACAGAGCAGCACGCAGTGCGAATTTTTACTGAGAGCGAGTGCCAAGTTCTCGATACCCAATGCCGTGGCTTTTTAATGTTTGTTGAACAAACTGGCGTCATTAATAGCACCACTCGTGAAATGGTGATGGACCGTTTAGCGGCGCTTGATAACTCAGCTATTACTTTGGAAGATTTAAAATGGTTAATTCTGATGGTGTTATTTAATGCCCCTGATTCTCAGCAGGCGTATGAGCAAATGGAAGATCTTATTTTTGATGAGCCCAGTGAAGTGTTACATTAA
- a CDS encoding EF-hand domain-containing protein yields MKALNTTLAILVLASSSAAYAAVDFASFDSNGDGVISQQEAASNKQLMNIFDDLDTDGNGELSKEEFAKVQ; encoded by the coding sequence ATGAAAGCACTAAACACAACACTTGCGATTTTAGTATTAGCGTCATCATCAGCGGCATACGCAGCAGTAGACTTTGCCTCTTTTGATAGCAATGGCGACGGTGTAATTAGTCAGCAGGAAGCAGCGTCTAATAAACAACTAATGAATATTTTTGATGACTTAGATACTGACGGAAATGGTGAACTTTCTAAAGAAGAGTTTGCAAAAGTACAATAA
- a CDS encoding LysM domain-containing protein, giving the protein MKSPLIAIILALGATFPVLADILTIKKDAPKQYVVKKGDTLWDISAIYLNEPWLWPELWQMNPQIENPHLIYPGDALALIYDTDGNPRLVINKAYRKLSPMGRITPKGKDAITTLPLAVIKPYLSFEQAINSDSIKEKPYILGANENTKTQTIDHILYVKGNLKRHQAYAIYHEGAPYTDPKTGEELASRASYVGMARAFREGDAANGEPASVRVESVKREIKQGDFLLPAMEGQMLPVYFNMHRPTQPLQGHVIASPREVREFSTMDVVVLNLGSEQQIEVGHVLDIERQSPTVIDGARGPRYTEDSSRLEKLISATNELLGSESDEDSIAWKMPAEKVGEMIIFKVYDKVSYALITKNQYPIRIGDLAVIH; this is encoded by the coding sequence ATGAAATCTCCATTAATTGCAATAATACTTGCATTAGGTGCTACTTTTCCTGTGCTAGCAGATATACTAACTATAAAAAAAGACGCGCCTAAACAATACGTTGTAAAAAAAGGTGACACGCTTTGGGATATCTCAGCTATATATTTGAACGAGCCATGGCTGTGGCCTGAGTTATGGCAAATGAACCCGCAAATAGAGAACCCTCATCTTATTTACCCGGGTGATGCGTTAGCATTAATTTACGATACGGACGGTAATCCGCGTTTAGTGATTAATAAAGCGTATCGAAAACTATCACCCATGGGGCGTATTACCCCTAAAGGGAAAGATGCCATTACTACCTTACCGCTTGCGGTGATTAAACCGTATTTGTCATTTGAACAAGCGATAAACAGCGATTCGATAAAAGAAAAACCTTATATCTTGGGTGCAAACGAAAATACCAAAACTCAAACTATCGATCATATTTTATATGTTAAAGGTAATTTAAAGCGCCATCAGGCTTATGCTATTTACCATGAAGGGGCGCCTTACACCGACCCTAAAACAGGTGAAGAACTTGCGAGTAGAGCATCTTATGTGGGTATGGCCCGCGCCTTTAGAGAAGGTGATGCAGCTAATGGTGAGCCGGCATCGGTGCGAGTTGAATCAGTTAAACGCGAAATTAAACAAGGTGATTTTTTATTACCGGCTATGGAAGGGCAGATGCTGCCAGTGTATTTTAATATGCATCGTCCTACCCAGCCATTGCAGGGGCATGTAATTGCTTCACCCCGTGAAGTGAGAGAATTTAGCACGATGGATGTGGTGGTGCTAAACTTAGGCTCAGAGCAGCAAATTGAGGTAGGTCATGTGTTGGATATTGAACGCCAGTCACCGACGGTTATTGATGGTGCCAGAGGTCCGCGTTATACCGAAGACTCGAGTCGTTTGGAAAAATTAATATCGGCTACCAACGAGTTACTTGGTTCAGAAAGCGATGAAGATAGCATTGCGTGGAAAATGCCAGCAGAAAAAGTTGGTGAAATGATTATTTTTAAAGTGTATGACAAAGTTAGTTATGCGCTAATCACTAAAAATCAGTACCCAATTCGCATTGGAGATTTAGCAGTTATTCATTAA
- the fmt gene encoding methionyl-tRNA formyltransferase codes for MTQPLRIIFAGTPDFAARHLQALINSEHQIVGVYSQPDRPAGRGKKLKASEVKALALEHDLPVFQPQSLKTDEALEELNSLNADIMIVVAYGLILPKAILDAPRLGCLNVHGSILPRWRGAAPIQRAIWAGDQQTGVTIMQMDEGLDTGDMLHISHCPIDSAETSASLYTKLAELGPDALINTINRLAKGEITPEPQNDADANYARKLSKDEANIDWSMDAEQIERNIRAFNPWPVCFTQMSGNTVKIYQANVVEQSGAAGTVLTSDKNGIVVACGKHALSISELQPQGKKPMAINDFLNGRSDWVTPGTVLGENNE; via the coding sequence GTGACACAACCATTACGCATTATATTTGCCGGTACTCCGGACTTTGCTGCACGCCATCTGCAAGCACTCATTAATAGTGAACACCAAATTGTGGGTGTTTACAGTCAACCAGATCGTCCAGCGGGTCGCGGAAAAAAACTAAAAGCCAGTGAAGTAAAAGCGCTTGCACTAGAACATGACCTCCCTGTTTTTCAGCCTCAATCACTCAAAACAGACGAAGCACTTGAGGAATTAAACAGCCTCAATGCCGATATCATGATTGTGGTTGCCTACGGGTTAATTTTGCCAAAAGCCATTTTAGATGCCCCACGTCTAGGCTGTTTAAATGTACATGGTTCTATTTTACCACGCTGGCGTGGTGCAGCGCCGATTCAACGCGCTATTTGGGCAGGCGATCAGCAAACCGGTGTCACAATAATGCAAATGGATGAAGGGCTAGATACCGGCGATATGCTACATATTAGCCATTGCCCTATTGATAGCGCTGAAACCAGTGCAAGCTTATACACTAAGCTTGCTGAACTTGGGCCTGATGCTCTCATAAACACTATAAATCGTTTGGCTAAAGGTGAAATAACCCCTGAACCACAAAACGATGCAGATGCTAATTACGCGAGAAAACTCTCTAAAGACGAGGCCAACATTGATTGGTCTATGGATGCCGAGCAAATTGAGCGTAACATTCGTGCCTTTAACCCATGGCCAGTATGCTTTACCCAAATGAGCGGTAACACGGTAAAAATATACCAAGCAAATGTTGTAGAGCAATCAGGCGCAGCTGGCACCGTACTAACAAGTGATAAGAACGGTATCGTTGTGGCTTGTGGTAAACACGCTTTATCTATTAGCGAATTACAACCACAAGGCAAAAAGCCAATGGCAATTAATGATTTTTTAAACGGTCGTAGCGACTGGGTTACACCTGGCACCGTATTAGGCGAAAATAATGAGTAA
- the def gene encoding peptide deformylase produces MARLEVLRFPDERLRTIAKEVTVVDDQVREIVKDMLETMYDENGIGLAATQVDIHQRIVVIDVSEERDEPLVLINPQIIKKDGSTVSEEGCLSVPHSYAKVDRAETVTVAALNEEGKEFILDADELLAICIQHELDHLQGKLFIDYLSPLKRQRIRKKLEKEAKFAAQ; encoded by the coding sequence ATGGCTAGGTTAGAAGTTTTAAGATTTCCAGATGAACGTTTACGTACAATCGCAAAAGAAGTAACGGTTGTTGACGACCAAGTGCGTGAAATCGTCAAAGATATGCTAGAAACTATGTACGATGAAAATGGTATTGGGCTTGCTGCTACGCAAGTTGATATTCACCAACGCATTGTGGTCATCGATGTATCAGAAGAGCGCGATGAACCGCTGGTGCTTATCAATCCACAAATTATCAAAAAAGATGGCTCTACCGTGAGTGAAGAAGGCTGTTTATCAGTTCCTCATTCGTATGCAAAAGTTGATCGCGCAGAAACCGTCACCGTGGCTGCACTCAACGAAGAAGGTAAAGAGTTTATTCTTGATGCCGACGAGTTATTAGCGATTTGTATTCAGCATGAGCTTGATCACCTTCAAGGTAAATTATTTATTGATTATTTATCTCCATTAAAGCGCCAACGCATTCGTAAAAAGCTTGAAAAAGAAGCGAAGTTTGCAGCGCAATAA
- a CDS encoding EF-hand domain-containing protein: MKKLHKTFALIALASSSAAFAASDFDTLDADGNGVISQSEAAVNADLTAAFTGLDTDGNGELSKAEFANF, translated from the coding sequence ATGAAAAAATTACACAAAACATTCGCACTTATCGCGCTAGCTTCTTCATCAGCAGCCTTTGCCGCTAGCGACTTTGACACACTTGATGCCGACGGTAATGGGGTTATTAGTCAAAGCGAAGCTGCTGTAAACGCTGATTTAACCGCTGCATTTACTGGGCTTGATACTGACGGCAATGGTGAGCTTTCTAAAGCTGAGTTTGCAAACTTTTAA